In Synechococcus sp. MW101C3, one genomic interval encodes:
- a CDS encoding trypsin-like peptidase domain-containing protein, whose translation MSPVRLPRPRRFPRAGLTAGLLGIAMSGCAVSLPDLPGLPRLPQLPRSDRAPALPKVSDAPPAGPLQTGNSFIVNAVEKVGPAVVRIDTVKRVINPLGGLFGRGPAIQQQQGQGSGFITRSDGVIITNAHVVEGANEVSITLPDGRSFTGKVLGSDPLTDIAVVKVVAQGLPVAPLGDSARVRPGEWAIAIGNPLGLDNTVTAGIISAIQRTNAIGEGQRVPYIQTDAAVNPGNSGGPLINDRGQVIGVNTAIRQAPGAGLSFAIPVNLARQIAAQILEKGRASHPYIGVRLQALTPQLAREINATSSECELPEVQGVVVVEVLPRSPAEQGGLKPCDLIEQVDDKAVRSPSEVQVAVDQVRVGSDMTIRVRRGSQTLTLNMRPAELKTPG comes from the coding sequence ATGTCCCCTGTCCGCCTCCCCCGTCCGCGCCGGTTTCCACGGGCTGGCCTCACTGCCGGACTGCTGGGGATCGCCATGAGCGGCTGCGCGGTGAGCCTGCCGGACCTGCCCGGCTTGCCCCGGCTGCCGCAGCTGCCCCGGAGCGACCGTGCTCCCGCCCTGCCGAAGGTGAGCGATGCGCCGCCGGCGGGGCCGCTGCAGACCGGCAACAGCTTCATCGTCAATGCGGTCGAAAAGGTGGGTCCGGCCGTCGTGCGCATCGACACGGTCAAGCGGGTGATCAACCCGCTGGGTGGCCTTTTCGGGCGTGGCCCGGCGATTCAGCAGCAGCAGGGGCAGGGCTCGGGCTTCATCACCCGCTCCGACGGGGTGATCATCACCAACGCCCACGTGGTGGAGGGGGCCAACGAGGTGTCGATCACGCTGCCCGACGGGCGCAGCTTCACCGGCAAGGTGCTCGGCAGTGATCCGCTCACCGACATCGCCGTGGTGAAGGTGGTGGCCCAGGGGCTGCCTGTGGCGCCGCTGGGGGATTCCGCCCGCGTGCGGCCCGGGGAGTGGGCGATCGCGATCGGCAACCCGCTCGGGCTCGACAACACCGTCACCGCAGGGATCATCAGCGCCATCCAGCGCACCAATGCCATCGGCGAAGGCCAGCGGGTGCCCTACATCCAGACCGACGCGGCCGTGAACCCCGGCAACAGCGGTGGGCCGCTGATCAACGACCGGGGACAGGTGATCGGCGTGAACACCGCCATCCGCCAGGCGCCCGGTGCCGGCCTCAGCTTTGCGATCCCGGTCAACCTGGCCCGTCAGATCGCCGCCCAGATCCTGGAGAAGGGACGGGCCTCGCACCCCTACATCGGCGTGCGCCTGCAGGCGCTCACGCCCCAGCTGGCGCGTGAGATCAACGCCACCTCCTCCGAGTGCGAGCTGCCGGAAGTCCAGGGTGTGGTGGTGGTGGAGGTGCTGCCCCGCAGCCCCGCCGAGCAGGGGGGGCTCAAGCCCTGCGACCTGATCGAACAGGTGGACGACAAGGCCGTGCGCAGTCCTTCCGAGGTGCAGGTGGCGGTGGATCAGGTGCGGGTCGGCAGCGACATGACCATCAGGGTGCGCCGTGGCAGCCAGACCCTCACGCTCAACATGCGACCGGCGGAGCTCAAGACTCCTGGATGA
- a CDS encoding TIGR04282 family arsenosugar biosynthesis glycosyltransferase, with translation MSEAEPAPSPRGQRVLVVMARWPAPGRCKRRLGASIGAVSAARIQRLLTAHTLVVAGALAAAGRCSTLLAVEGLGRRAAGRWGRGAGLEAVVLQGKGNLGVRIARQFHRAFRAGAHRVVLIGTDLPLLEGADLAAAFVALEHSPLVLGPATDGGYWLIGLRRPEPALFCGIDWGSSAVLDQTLHLARQCRLEPTLLPLRSDLDRVGDLAPWHS, from the coding sequence ATGAGCGAGGCTGAGCCGGCTCCCTCACCCAGGGGGCAGCGTGTTCTGGTGGTGATGGCGCGCTGGCCCGCCCCGGGCCGCTGCAAGCGGCGCCTTGGGGCCAGCATCGGCGCCGTTTCGGCGGCCCGGATCCAGCGCCTACTCACCGCCCACACCCTCGTGGTGGCCGGGGCTCTGGCCGCTGCCGGCCGCTGCTCCACGCTGCTGGCCGTGGAGGGGCTGGGCAGGCGGGCGGCAGGGCGTTGGGGGCGCGGCGCAGGCCTTGAGGCGGTGGTGCTGCAGGGGAAGGGCAACCTGGGCGTGCGCATTGCCCGCCAGTTTCACCGCGCCTTTCGCGCCGGGGCCCACCGGGTGGTGCTGATCGGCACAGACCTGCCCCTGCTGGAGGGTGCGGATCTGGCCGCTGCTTTCGTGGCGCTGGAGCACAGCCCCCTGGTGCTGGGCCCCGCCACCGATGGCGGTTACTGGCTGATCGGTCTGCGCCGGCCTGAACCGGCACTGTTCTGTGGCATCGACTGGGGCTCGTCGGCGGTACTGGATCAGACCCTGCATCTGGCCCGCCAATGCCGTCTGGAACCCACTCTGCTGCCGCTGCGCAGCGACCTCGACCGCGTCGGCGACCTGGCGCCATGGCACAGCTGA
- a CDS encoding TIGR04283 family arsenosugar biosynthesis glycosyltransferase: MAQLTAAAPPGGIAVVIPVRNEAAHLPLLLADLSLAPPGLISELLVVDGGSSDGSGRLARLAGAALRQAAGGRGAQLVAGVAATEAPWLLLLHGDLRLPPRWWESVRAALGQAEAAWYFRLRVQEPGLALRLMEAAVELRSRWACTPYGDQGLLLPRRLLERAGGLRPLPLMEDLDLVLRLRRWAPVRCLGPVVWVEGRRWRRLGVWRTTWHNARLRRAWRHGTEAGELARRYYQL, translated from the coding sequence ATGGCACAGCTGACGGCCGCCGCGCCGCCGGGGGGGATCGCCGTGGTGATCCCCGTACGCAATGAGGCGGCCCATCTGCCTCTGCTGCTGGCCGATCTGTCGCTGGCGCCACCGGGGCTGATCAGCGAACTGCTGGTGGTGGATGGAGGCAGCTCCGATGGCAGCGGCCGGCTGGCGCGGCTGGCCGGTGCGGCGCTGCGGCAGGCCGCCGGGGGCCGGGGTGCCCAGCTGGTGGCGGGGGTGGCCGCCACGGAAGCCCCCTGGCTGCTGCTGCTGCATGGCGATCTGCGTCTGCCGCCGCGCTGGTGGGAGTCGGTGCGGGCGGCGCTGGGGCAGGCCGAAGCCGCCTGGTACTTCCGTCTGCGGGTGCAGGAGCCGGGCCTGGCCCTGCGGCTGATGGAGGCGGCCGTGGAGCTGCGTAGCCGCTGGGCGTGCACGCCCTACGGCGACCAGGGGCTGCTGCTGCCGCGGCGCCTTCTGGAGCGGGCCGGTGGGCTGCGTCCTCTGCCCCTGATGGAGGACCTCGATCTGGTGCTGCGCCTGCGCCGGTGGGCGCCGGTCCGCTGCCTGGGACCGGTGGTGTGGGTGGAAGGCAGGCGCTGGCGGCGGCTGGGGGTGTGGCGCACCACCTGGCACAACGCGCGGCTCAGGCGTGCCTGGCGCCACGGCACCGAGGCCGGCGAGCTCGCCCGCCGCTATTACCAGCTTTGA
- a CDS encoding GNAT family N-acetyltransferase, with translation MDSDPLLSSFYGVGFRLCPTPNPQLQLVLSEDRDIDLVELEKLCDAVGWSRRPLRRVRKALQHSLLRVGLWRHDPRVPRLVGFARCTGDGVLEATVWDVAVHPLYQGAGMGRQLMAYVLDRLRTMEVERVSLFADPDVVGFYQSQGWELEPRQRRCAFWYSP, from the coding sequence TTGGACTCCGACCCCCTTCTCTCCAGCTTCTACGGCGTCGGATTCCGCCTTTGCCCCACGCCCAATCCGCAGCTGCAGCTGGTGTTGAGCGAAGACCGGGACATCGATCTGGTGGAGCTCGAAAAACTCTGTGATGCGGTGGGCTGGAGCCGCCGGCCGCTGCGGCGGGTGCGCAAGGCGCTGCAGCACAGCCTGCTGCGCGTTGGGCTGTGGCGTCACGATCCACGCGTGCCGCGGCTGGTGGGCTTCGCCCGCTGCACCGGTGATGGCGTGCTGGAAGCCACGGTGTGGGATGTGGCGGTGCACCCGCTTTATCAGGGAGCGGGGATGGGGCGGCAGCTGATGGCCTACGTGCTCGATCGCCTGCGCACCATGGAGGTGGAGCGGGTGAGCCTGTTCGCCGACCCCGACGTGGTGGGCTTCTACCAGTCGCAGGGCTGGGAACTGGAGCCGCGTCAGCGGCGCTGCGCCTTCTGGTATTCCCCCTGA
- a CDS encoding alpha/beta fold hydrolase — protein sequence MPRSVPADQGVAPPPAAAGEERPLLVCLHGWLLAGRLWDPLRLALDGRQRLWTPDLPGFGGTPRPRSLHPTLASYGRWVADQCLSLEERRVVLVGHSLGGSVALHAAPLLGDRLLGVIQIAAGGGVYQPRAFSQLRNGGRLFLQWRPSWLAELPGTGAIRSPLIAEQRAARSLLACSTNRGAVRQLPALVAGLQVPSLWIAGSRDQVMEPRYVRHLAGYSDRHELAELQGCGHLPMRQSPHQLAEVIESWVQSLARPRS from the coding sequence TTGCCCCGTTCCGTTCCGGCTGACCAGGGCGTTGCCCCCCCTCCCGCCGCTGCCGGGGAAGAGCGGCCACTGCTGGTGTGCCTGCACGGCTGGCTGCTGGCCGGTCGCCTCTGGGACCCGCTGCGCCTGGCACTGGACGGGCGCCAGCGGCTCTGGACCCCTGACCTGCCCGGCTTCGGTGGCACGCCCCGTCCCCGTTCCCTCCACCCCACCCTGGCCAGCTACGGCCGTTGGGTGGCTGACCAGTGCCTCAGCCTGGAAGAGCGGCGCGTGGTGCTGGTGGGCCACTCGCTCGGCGGCAGCGTGGCGCTGCATGCGGCGCCGCTGCTGGGCGATCGGCTCCTGGGGGTGATTCAGATCGCGGCGGGGGGCGGGGTGTACCAGCCGCGCGCCTTCAGCCAGTTGCGCAATGGTGGTCGGCTGTTCCTGCAGTGGCGCCCCAGCTGGCTGGCGGAGCTGCCGGGCACCGGCGCCATCCGCAGCCCCCTGATCGCCGAGCAGCGGGCGGCCCGCAGCCTGCTGGCCTGCAGCACCAACCGCGGCGCCGTGCGCCAGCTGCCGGCGCTGGTGGCCGGCCTCCAGGTGCCGAGCCTCTGGATCGCGGGCAGCCGTGACCAGGTGATGGAGCCCCGCTACGTACGTCATCTGGCGGGTTACTCCGATCGCCATGAGCTGGCCGAACTGCAGGGCTGCGGCCATCTGCCGATGCGCCAGTCGCCCCATCAGCTCGCCGAGGTGATCGAGAGTTGGGTTCAGAGCCTGGCCAGGCCACGCTCCTGA
- a CDS encoding ABC transporter ATP-binding protein: MAARDRQRLLNLIPYLGRDRRRLLLTLLLLIPVAFSAAVQPLLVGQAISVLRNEPRAAWLVGQSVSEAMRTLVLCLLAAVLVRLALQGVQSYSVQAVGQRLTARIRDDLFRHAMALSLRFHDRTPVGKLLTRLTSDVDALAEVFGSGAIGVLADLVTLVVIAVTMLSIEFRLGALLLVIQIPVVVVILWLQGRYRKANYRVREELSQLNADLQENLQGLDVVQMFRREAVNSARFGVTTNAYRKAVDGTIFYESAISAFIEWVALTAVAIVLALGGWMVTDGTIGLGTLTTFILFSQRLFDPLRQLAERFTQIQGGLTAVQRIGELLEEPIEISDLANEQRTAAARVSGRERASEGEVIFENVSFAYRPDDPILTDLSFRIAPGEHVALVGPTGSGKTTVIRLLCRLYEPQQGRILLDGIDIRELPSLTLRQRLGVVLQDTFLFSGNVADNLRLDAAIPDDELQRICRELGLDALLRRLPDGLATELRERGGNLSSGERQLLAVARVAIRDPSVLVMDEATAFMDPSTEATLQRDLDKLLHARTAIVIAHRLATVEAADRILVLRRGRLIEQGTHRELRQAGGLYAQLADLQERGLARL, encoded by the coding sequence ATGGCCGCCCGCGACCGTCAGCGGCTGCTCAACCTGATTCCCTACCTGGGCCGCGACCGCCGCCGGCTGCTGCTCACGCTGCTGCTGCTGATTCCCGTCGCCTTCTCGGCGGCCGTGCAGCCGCTGCTGGTGGGCCAGGCGATTTCGGTGCTTCGCAACGAGCCCAGGGCCGCCTGGCTGGTGGGCCAGAGCGTGTCGGAGGCGATGCGCACCCTGGTGCTGTGCCTGCTGGCAGCGGTGCTGGTGCGCCTGGCGCTGCAGGGAGTTCAGAGCTACAGCGTGCAGGCCGTGGGGCAGCGCCTCACCGCCCGCATCCGCGACGACCTGTTCCGCCATGCGATGGCCCTATCGCTGCGCTTCCACGACCGCACCCCGGTGGGCAAGCTGCTCACCCGCCTCACCAGCGATGTCGATGCCCTGGCCGAAGTGTTCGGCAGCGGCGCCATCGGTGTGCTCGCCGACCTGGTGACCCTGGTGGTGATCGCCGTCACCATGCTCTCGATCGAGTTCCGCCTGGGCGCCCTGCTGCTGGTGATCCAGATCCCGGTGGTGGTGGTGATCCTCTGGCTGCAGGGGCGGTACCGCAAGGCCAACTACCGCGTGCGCGAAGAGCTCAGCCAGCTCAACGCCGACCTGCAGGAGAACCTGCAGGGGCTGGATGTGGTGCAGATGTTCCGGCGTGAGGCTGTGAACAGCGCCCGATTCGGCGTCACCACCAACGCTTACCGCAAGGCGGTCGACGGCACGATCTTCTACGAAAGTGCGATCTCCGCCTTCATCGAATGGGTGGCCCTCACGGCCGTGGCGATCGTGCTGGCCCTGGGTGGCTGGATGGTCACCGACGGCACCATCGGCCTGGGCACCCTGACCACCTTCATCCTGTTCTCCCAGCGCCTGTTCGATCCGCTGCGTCAGCTGGCGGAGCGCTTCACCCAGATCCAGGGCGGCCTCACGGCCGTGCAGCGCATCGGTGAGCTGCTGGAGGAACCGATTGAGATCAGCGATCTGGCCAACGAACAACGCACCGCCGCCGCCCGCGTCTCCGGCCGCGAACGGGCCAGCGAGGGCGAAGTGATCTTCGAGAACGTCTCGTTCGCCTACCGGCCCGACGATCCGATCCTCACCGACCTCAGCTTCCGCATCGCCCCAGGCGAGCATGTGGCCCTGGTGGGCCCCACCGGCTCCGGCAAGACCACCGTGATCCGCCTGCTCTGCCGGCTCTACGAACCTCAGCAGGGGCGGATCCTGCTCGATGGCATCGACATCCGCGAGCTGCCCAGCCTCACGCTGCGCCAACGGCTCGGCGTGGTGCTGCAGGACACTTTCCTGTTCAGCGGCAACGTGGCCGACAACCTGCGCCTCGATGCGGCGATCCCCGACGACGAGCTGCAGCGGATCTGCCGCGAGCTCGGTCTCGATGCCCTGCTGCGGCGCCTCCCCGATGGGCTGGCCACCGAACTGCGCGAGCGGGGCGGCAACCTGTCCTCGGGCGAGCGGCAGCTGCTGGCGGTGGCAAGGGTGGCGATCCGCGACCCATCCGTGCTGGTGATGGATGAGGCCACCGCTTTCATGGATCCCTCCACTGAAGCCACCCTGCAACGCGACCTCGACAAACTGCTGCATGCCCGCACCGCGATCGTGATCGCCCACCGCCTGGCCACCGTGGAGGCCGCCGACAGGATCCTGGTGCTGCGGCGCGGCCGCTTGATCGAGCAGGGCACACACCGCGAACTGCGCCAGGCCGGTGGGCTCTACGCCCAGCTGGCCGATCTTCAGGAGCGTGGCCTGGCCAGGCTCTGA
- the hisG gene encoding ATP phosphoribosyltransferase — protein MITVALAKGALLKDSVRCLAAAGLDFSALLDSDNRQLMVPSPCGTARALLVRNADVPVYVAYGQAQLGIVGEDVLREHQLPVAPLVDLGFGSCRMAVAVKASSGYRRAADLPAHCRVASKFVRCAETFFNQLDLPVELIHLTGSVELGPITGMSEAIVDLVATGRTLRDNGLVAIEDLFHSTARLIGHPLALRLDQGQLQTIIDRVAAARLEAR, from the coding sequence ATGATCACCGTTGCTCTGGCCAAAGGGGCCCTGCTGAAGGATTCGGTGCGCTGCCTCGCCGCGGCCGGTCTTGATTTCTCCGCCCTGCTCGACAGCGACAACCGCCAGTTGATGGTGCCCAGCCCATGCGGTACCGCCCGCGCCCTGCTGGTGCGCAACGCCGATGTGCCTGTCTACGTGGCCTACGGCCAGGCCCAGCTCGGCATCGTCGGCGAGGACGTGCTGCGGGAGCACCAGCTGCCGGTGGCCCCCCTGGTCGACCTTGGTTTCGGTAGCTGCCGCATGGCCGTGGCGGTGAAGGCGAGCAGCGGCTACCGCCGGGCCGCCGATCTGCCGGCCCACTGCCGCGTGGCCAGCAAGTTCGTGCGCTGCGCCGAAACCTTCTTCAACCAGCTCGACCTACCGGTGGAGCTCATTCACCTCACCGGGTCGGTGGAGCTGGGCCCGATCACCGGCATGTCTGAGGCGATCGTGGATCTGGTGGCCACCGGCCGCACCCTGCGCGACAACGGGCTGGTGGCCATTGAGGACCTGTTCCACAGCACTGCCCGGCTGATCGGCCATCCCCTGGCCCTGCGACTGGATCAGGGCCAGCTGCAGACGATCATCGACCGGGTGGCGGCGGCCCGTCTGGAGGCGCGCTGA
- the gloB gene encoding hydroxyacylglutathione hydrolase has protein sequence MQTSRSEPPAVAATGGRPPALAVSLIPVLNDNYVFVLHDSPKAEEPSGRAVVVDPAVAAPVRAWLEAHRLELVAVLQTHHHSDHIGGTAGLLERWPAAAVIAAAADRDRIPLQTLSVRGGDCLTLLGRAVEVLEVPGHTRAHLAYVLPEVPGGHGELFCGDTLFAAGCGRLFEGSAEQMHHSLQQLAQLPDSTRVWCAHEYTRANLRWAAALVAAEPEAAAGAITARLAAVELARSQGQATIPSTIALERATNLFLRAGNAATLAALRRHKDGWQG, from the coding sequence ATGCAGACCTCCCGCAGCGAGCCGCCGGCCGTGGCAGCAACGGGCGGGCGGCCACCGGCGCTGGCCGTTTCGCTGATCCCGGTGCTGAACGACAACTACGTGTTCGTGCTGCACGATTCCCCCAAGGCGGAGGAGCCATCCGGCCGGGCGGTGGTGGTGGATCCCGCCGTGGCGGCGCCGGTGCGCGCCTGGCTGGAGGCCCACCGGCTTGAGCTGGTGGCCGTGCTGCAGACCCACCACCACTCCGATCACATCGGTGGCACCGCCGGCCTGCTGGAGCGCTGGCCAGCCGCTGCGGTGATCGCCGCCGCCGCCGACCGCGACCGCATTCCGCTCCAGACCCTCTCGGTGCGTGGCGGTGACTGCCTGACCCTGCTGGGCCGGGCCGTGGAGGTGCTGGAGGTGCCGGGGCACACCCGCGCCCATCTGGCCTATGTGCTGCCCGAGGTGCCGGGCGGGCACGGGGAGCTGTTCTGCGGCGACACCCTGTTCGCCGCCGGCTGCGGGCGGCTGTTCGAGGGCTCGGCGGAGCAGATGCACCACTCGCTGCAGCAGCTTGCGCAGCTGCCGGACAGCACGCGCGTGTGGTGCGCCCACGAGTACACCCGCGCCAACCTTCGCTGGGCTGCTGCGCTGGTGGCGGCAGAGCCAGAGGCTGCCGCGGGCGCGATCACGGCACGGTTGGCGGCCGTGGAGCTGGCCCGCAGCCAGGGACAGGCCACCATCCCCAGCACGATTGCTCTGGAGCGTGCCACCAATTTGTTCCTGCGTGCCGGCAACGCCGCCACGCTCGCCGCGCTGCGTCGGCACAAGGACGGCTGGCAGGGCTGA
- a CDS encoding ABC transporter ATP-binding protein — MPADPVRLDGVWHRYGRGGAPGEANDWALEAIDLHLGPGELVGLLGPSGCGKTTLLRLIAGFERPSRGQVTVQGRQVAGPAVWVPPERRGVGMVFQDYALFPHLDAWQNTCFGLRPRQDRSRAAWLLELLGLAGLEQRYPHELSGGQRQRLALARALAPAPELVLLDEPFSNLDVDVRLRLRSELPGVLSRCGASGLIVTHDPEEALAICDRVAVLKDGRLHQCAAPQELVEHPATAFVGHFVLQRNLLPAQWRNGQVVTPLGAFAPLSGAAASPCPDGAPAEVLLQPDALELTPDPAGTAWVMGREFLGREWLLQVELEQPQAAPFRLRLRLPLERTFQLSERCRLGLRPQQPALLFPQRLPLLPCL, encoded by the coding sequence ATGCCGGCCGATCCGGTGCGCCTCGATGGTGTCTGGCACCGCTACGGGCGCGGCGGCGCCCCTGGCGAGGCAAACGACTGGGCGCTGGAAGCGATCGACCTGCACCTGGGCCCGGGGGAACTGGTGGGTCTGCTTGGTCCCTCCGGCTGCGGCAAGACCACACTGCTGCGCCTGATCGCCGGCTTCGAACGGCCGTCGCGGGGGCAGGTGACAGTGCAGGGCCGGCAGGTGGCCGGTCCGGCCGTCTGGGTGCCGCCGGAGCGGCGCGGGGTGGGCATGGTCTTTCAGGACTACGCCCTGTTTCCCCACCTCGATGCCTGGCAGAACACCTGTTTCGGCCTGCGGCCCCGCCAGGACCGCAGCCGGGCCGCCTGGTTGCTGGAGTTGCTGGGGCTGGCGGGTCTGGAGCAGCGCTACCCGCACGAACTCTCCGGCGGCCAGCGGCAACGGCTGGCACTGGCCCGGGCGCTGGCGCCCGCACCGGAGCTGGTGCTGCTCGATGAACCCTTCTCCAACCTGGATGTGGACGTGCGGCTGCGGCTGCGTAGCGAACTGCCTGGCGTGCTCAGCCGCTGCGGCGCCAGCGGCCTGATCGTCACCCACGACCCGGAGGAGGCGCTGGCGATCTGCGACCGCGTGGCGGTACTCAAGGACGGGCGCCTGCACCAGTGCGCGGCGCCGCAGGAGCTGGTGGAGCATCCCGCCACCGCCTTCGTGGGCCACTTCGTGCTGCAACGCAACCTGCTGCCGGCCCAGTGGCGCAACGGCCAGGTGGTCACGCCACTGGGGGCCTTCGCGCCCCTCTCCGGCGCGGCGGCCTCCCCCTGCCCGGACGGGGCACCGGCTGAGGTGCTGCTGCAACCCGATGCCCTGGAGCTGACTCCCGATCCGGCTGGCACTGCCTGGGTGATGGGTCGGGAGTTTCTGGGGCGGGAATGGCTGCTGCAGGTGGAGCTGGAACAGCCCCAGGCGGCCCCGTTCCGCCTGCGGCTGCGCCTGCCGCTGGAGCGCACCTTCCAGCTCTCCGAACGTTGCCGCCTGGGCCTGCGGCCCCAGCAGCCGGCCCTGCTCTTTCCCCAGCGGCTGCCCCTGCTCCCCTGCCTCTGA
- a CDS encoding Rid family detoxifying hydrolase has translation MGAGQSIEAIQTPAAPEPVGPYNQAVLAGGWLFCSGQIALDPVSGAMVGDGDVEAETRQVLSNLVAVLRAAGSGPDQVVRTTVFLADLADFARVNAIYAETFQGPVPPARACVQVAALPRGARVEIDCIALLG, from the coding sequence ATGGGCGCCGGCCAGTCCATCGAGGCGATCCAGACTCCCGCCGCTCCTGAGCCGGTGGGCCCCTACAACCAGGCCGTGCTGGCGGGCGGCTGGCTGTTCTGCTCCGGCCAGATCGCCTTGGATCCCGTCAGCGGCGCGATGGTGGGCGACGGCGATGTGGAGGCCGAGACCCGCCAGGTGCTCAGCAACCTCGTGGCGGTGCTGCGGGCGGCAGGCAGCGGCCCGGACCAGGTGGTGCGCACCACGGTGTTTCTGGCCGACCTGGCCGATTTTGCCCGGGTGAACGCGATCTACGCCGAAACCTTCCAGGGGCCTGTGCCCCCCGCCCGCGCCTGCGTGCAAGTGGCGGCCCTGCCGCGGGGCGCGCGGGTGGAGATCGACTGCATCGCGTTGCTCGGTTGA
- the arsJ gene encoding organoarsenical effux MFS transporter ArsJ, which produces MKQLTALQQYGIVTANYWAFTLTDGALRMLVVFHFHQLGYTTLEIAFLFLFYEFFGIVTNLYGGWLGARFGLRLTLWAGTLLQVGALLMLIPVADDWPRWWSVAYVMVAQAISGIAKDLNKMSAKSAIKTVVAETPDDHSRGESQLFQWVAILTGSKNALKGVGFFLGGVLLATIGFSAAVGAMAAGLFLAFLLTLVLPGEIGRMKEKPAITALFSKSKGINVLSTARFFLFGARDVWFVVALPVFLQSVLGWKYWEAGGFMGLWVIGYGIIQASVPALRRSWGRSGPPGVSAVQFWSAVLTAIPALIAISLWREVGNPSVALVVGLVAFGAVFAMNSSIHSYMVLAYTDAESVSLNVGFYYMANAAGRLVGTLLSGALFLVGGLQACLWASCLLVALAFLSGIRLPPPLRQQLEAA; this is translated from the coding sequence ATGAAGCAGCTCACTGCCCTGCAGCAATACGGCATCGTGACGGCCAACTACTGGGCCTTCACCCTCACCGACGGGGCGCTGCGCATGCTGGTGGTGTTCCACTTTCACCAGCTGGGTTACACCACCCTGGAAATCGCCTTTCTGTTTCTGTTCTACGAATTTTTCGGCATCGTCACCAACCTCTACGGCGGCTGGCTCGGGGCCCGTTTCGGGCTGCGGCTCACCCTCTGGGCCGGCACATTGCTGCAGGTGGGCGCCCTGCTGATGCTGATTCCGGTGGCTGACGACTGGCCCCGCTGGTGGAGCGTGGCCTACGTGATGGTGGCCCAGGCCATCAGCGGCATCGCCAAAGACCTCAACAAGATGAGCGCCAAAAGCGCCATCAAGACCGTGGTAGCGGAAACCCCTGACGACCACAGCCGGGGCGAGAGCCAGCTGTTCCAATGGGTGGCGATCCTCACCGGCTCCAAGAACGCCCTCAAGGGGGTGGGCTTCTTCCTCGGTGGGGTGCTGCTCGCCACGATCGGCTTCAGCGCCGCCGTGGGAGCGATGGCGGCCGGCCTGTTCCTGGCCTTTCTGCTCACCTTGGTGCTGCCCGGTGAGATCGGCCGCATGAAGGAGAAACCGGCGATCACCGCACTGTTCTCGAAATCAAAGGGCATCAATGTGCTCTCAACCGCCCGTTTCTTCCTGTTCGGTGCCCGTGATGTGTGGTTCGTGGTGGCCCTGCCGGTGTTTCTGCAATCGGTGCTGGGCTGGAAATACTGGGAGGCCGGTGGCTTCATGGGCCTGTGGGTGATCGGCTACGGGATCATTCAGGCCTCGGTGCCGGCCCTGCGGCGCAGCTGGGGCAGAAGCGGCCCACCAGGGGTGTCTGCGGTGCAGTTCTGGAGCGCCGTGCTCACCGCCATTCCCGCCCTGATCGCCATCAGCCTGTGGCGCGAGGTTGGCAATCCCAGCGTGGCCCTGGTGGTGGGGCTGGTCGCCTTCGGCGCCGTGTTCGCGATGAATTCCTCGATTCACAGCTACATGGTGCTGGCCTACACCGATGCCGAATCGGTGAGCCTCAACGTGGGCTTCTATTACATGGCCAATGCGGCCGGCCGGCTGGTGGGCACGTTGCTCTCGGGCGCCCTATTCCTGGTGGGCGGCCTGCAGGCCTGCCTTTGGGCCTCGTGCCTGCTGGTGGCACTCGCCTTTCTCTCCGGGATCAGGCTGCCGCCGCCGCTGCGGCAGCAGCTAGAAGCCGCCTGA